TTTTGTAGTGTCACAGGAGTGGGGTGTTTTGGGTAAGGTGGCTTCATTAATCAAACATGCGTTAATGTGTCAGCCATGTGTTGTAGAATcccacacactcacaaaagCTCAGCTGTGATTGACACTCTTAAAGAAGCGTGCATTTAACAAATGTGTCTTATTGTACTTGTTGTTTCTGCAGCAGCATTACAAAGAAAgtgtttttcaatgttttgacTCTCACCTAAGCCCAACTTTCACGGTTGATCAGAAAGCTCTTCAGCTGATCCACCACACCGATGTCGGGGTGTTCACGGGCGGCTTGCCGTCAATCGAGGACCCGCTCGTCTTTCGGGGCACTGGCGTGCAAGTTAAAACCAACTGTGTCACATTCCTGTGACTCATCAGCACTGGTGCAAATCAGACCATCATGTTTTCATTCACAGGTTAACAAATGACTGACCAATCTAACTGATCACACTGTCAAAtgcagatggggaaaaaaaacctgccctTTCAAAACTTTTGTTAATTAGGGTATCAACTGTTTTAATGTCACTTTGACTTTACTGGTAAAAAGATAATATCACGGTTTCATTAATCCAGATTAGTCCATCAAGCCTTGTAGAAGCAAAGCAGCTCCATGCAAACAGATTGGCTACATTGTGTTGTTACCTATAGCTctttatgattaaaaataaatcatttcattgtttgtttttcagttcctcaacgaGCAGACAAGCAGAGAATTTGGCCAAAAAGGCCAAAAAGGAGCAGTTTGTCGACGCCATAATGAGCTGTTTGTCAAGtgagtcgtttttttaaaatagttttttattttatctatcTGTTTAATAATTAAATGTCAGCGTTCAGCATTCGAGGCTTTGCtttattagtttgtttttcatgatacattcaaattttgatAGAAAACACTAACTGgtcttaattgtttctgtgtatttgtagtccagaccttcaaatgatgacaaaggaaagtgtagccacttggtggcgcagaggtttgttcaccggactcccgtccgggagacctgggttcaaatcccggctgGGACATATTTTCCTTtgccttaattgtttctgtgtacttcttgtcaagacactataatgattacaaaggaaactgtggctccttggtggtgtagaggttagttcactggactcccgtctgggagacctgggttcgattcccggttcggatactttttcacttagttgtttctgtggacttcttctaaaaatactcaaatgatttcaaagaaaagtgtagtcacttggttggcgcagaggtaaGATCACTGGActtccgtctgggagacctgggttcgattcccggttgggacactttttcacttagttgtttctgtggacttcttcttaaaatactcaaatgattacaaagagaagtgtagtcacttggttggcgcagaggttagatcactggactcccgtgtgggagacctgggttcgattcccggttcggacactttttcacttagttgtttctgtggacttcttggaaagacactcaaatgattacaaagaaaagtgtagtcacttggttggcgcagaggttagttcacaggactcccgtgtgggagacctgggttcaattcccgctgctgtcgtttggctgaaaatacttgggaagaagaattggtcaatggaataagaagaagggaaaaaaaaaaagaaaaaacttttttatttatattaaacacttagtcatacttttcagcaaaaggttatattccgaactgccttcggcagttcggaagacagttgaaggacctgtccgtgcgaaaggcgttctcgggtcggccttcggccgaccctcgaccgcttgcttggtcagtgaaccgccgacaccgggaagcgaactcacgttctctcggtgcaaaggcgagtgtgcaacccactacaccaactcgtgccccacttatacaagggtgttgaaacgttttatcctaggaaatggggtgaaacacttagtaattttttggacaaaatgcttcatccactactgaaaacttattcagttagacacttaggcattaatacttatacttttacctgaacaatatttggaaaatctttgcctgcactgggaattgaacccaggtccacgatgtgggagactgatgacttagccactgggccaccaccctgtgagagaaagcagtagtacttgtactgaAATATttcatccaaggaaatggggtgaaacacttagtaattttttggacaaaatacttcatccactactgaagacttattcagttaaacacttaggcattaatacttatacttttacctgaacaatagtgggaaaatctttgcctgcacttggatttgaacccaggtccacagatgtgggagactgatgacttatccactgggccaccaccctgtgagagaaggcagtagtacttgttcttagtacttgttcttttacctgaataatagtgggaaaatctttgcatgaactaggatttgaacccaggtccacagatgtgggagactgatgacttaaccactagaCCACCAACCTGTGAGACaaaacagtagtacttgtacattTATctcatacacatatacacatatacacatatacacacacatatacacatatacatacatacacatttacacataaacacatacatacacatttacacaaacacatacatacacatttacacataaacacatacatacacatttacacataaacacatacatacacatttacacattcacatacatacacatacacatttacacatatacacatacatacacatttacacatatacacatacatacacatttacacatatacacatacacacacatacatacacatttacacaaacACATAGATACACGTTTACACaaacacatagatacacatttacacatatacacatacatacacatttacacatacacatacatacacatttacacatatacacatacatacacatttacacatatacacatacatacacatttacacatagatacacatttacacatttacacatacatacacatttacacatacacacacatttacacatacacatatacacatttacacatatacacacacacatttacacgcatatatacacatttacacatatacacacacacatttacacacatatacacacatttacacacatatacacacatacacatttatatttatatatttatattgacatttacacatatacacatacatacacttacacatacacatacacatacatacacttttacacatatacacatacatactcatttacacatatacacatacatacacaatttacacatacacatacatacacaatttacacatatacacaatttacacatatacacaatttacacatatacacatacatacacatttacacatatacacatacatacacatttacacatacatacacatttacacatacacatacatacacatttacacatatacacacacacatttacacacatatacacacacatttatatttatatatttatattgacaTCCCTTCAGCAAAATTATTCAAAACATTCACGCATCTAACATGCCAATGTGGTCCGATCTCATTGGGTGTTTGTTTAGACATGACCAAAAGGATTGGGCGTGTGTTGTCTCTGTATTTCTTTCTTGTCTTGCGTTGTCATACAGCCGCGCGGTGGGAACCTCGCTCAATGGCTTCCACTTTTTGCCCTCCAGCCAGCTGCTATTTTGTGCATGTGTCA
This portion of the Stigmatopora nigra isolate UIUO_SnigA chromosome 19, RoL_Snig_1.1, whole genome shotgun sequence genome encodes:
- the LOC144212950 gene encoding uncharacterized protein LOC144212950 isoform X2, with the translated sequence MTLPTSYIPSQCTCNTKDHTLGHALEDHKHGRWPLRLVWAGPQTDRVVAQWISHQSPTSVDLGSNPSAGKDFPTIVQGGGPVAKSSVSHIVDLGSIPSAGKDFPNIVQDKTFQHPCISGARVGVVGCTLAFAPREREFASRCRRFTDQASGRGSAEGRPENAFRTDRSFNCLPNCRRQFGI
- the LOC144212950 gene encoding uncharacterized protein LOC144212950 isoform X1, whose amino-acid sequence is MTLPTSYIPSQCTCNTKVYVTDHTLGHALEDHKHGRWPLRLVWAGPQTDRVVAQWISHQSPTSVDLGSNPSAGKDFPTIVQGGGPVAKSSVSHIVDLGSIPSAGKDFPNIVQDKTFQHPCISGARVGVVGCTLAFAPREREFASRCRRFTDQASGRGSAEGRPENAFRTDRSFNCLPNCRRQFGI